DNA from Candidatus Cloacimonas acidaminovorans str. Evry:
TTTGAAAGAAATGTAAAGGTCTTTGCTCTTACTTTTTTAACTTCAGGAGCTCCTATTATTGATTATGCTTTCAATTCGGTAAAAGAAGAATATCCTGATATAAAAAGCGGGGTGGACTATTGCAATTTTGGCTATAAACCTCAGCCAATGGCTGTAGTTTTGGGAATGGGAGATAATATTGCCAATGCTGTAAATACTGATGCTGAAGGACGTAAACTGGAAAGCTTGCCGATTATGAAAGGAATAACTAATTACAACGAAATGAACCTGGTAGTAGAGTTTTCCGGAAGCAGTCCAGGAGTTTACTGGATATATTATGCCCGACCCAAATTTGGAGTTAATGTTGCTTTGGGAGTTACAGCAGTTATGGCTGCCGATGAATATCCCTATTTGCAATCGGGTCAATTGATAGGTATGCTGACAGGACTTAAGGGTGCAGCGGAATATGAAAAGCTGGTTGATGTTTTTGCTGCTTATCGTGATCCGGCAATTGACTATAGTGTTAAAACAGATGCGGAAGGAAACAAGATTCTGCCAGGGCGTCCCTTTGGCAAGGAAGTTCTAAATGATGAGAGCACAAAGAAATTGATCAATATTACCACGCAAACGAAGGCGGAATTTACTCCCGAGGAATATACTGCATTTGTAGCCAAATATCCGGAGCAGAAAGCAATTTTTGACCAATTGAAAGAAGAGCAAAACGGCACAATAATTATTGATGTAACGAAGATAACTCCGGAACTGAGAAATAGGATGGGAGAAAATGCTTACCGGGAAATCAATCAACTTACACATAATATCAGTTATAAATTCAAAGTAGCCAGAATTGGAATGAATGCTCAATCGGTTGCCCACATTATGATCATCATCTTTATCCTTTTGGGTAATATCGGTTATTTCATTCAGAAAGCCAAAACGGCAGAAAAGTAAGAAAGGGAGGATAACAATGAGTTTTGAATTATTTAGTAATCTCGTAGCAGCATTTTTAACCCTGTGTATTTTCTCCTTCCTTTATAAGGAAAATCCCTTTTATAGAATGGCGGAACAACTTCTGGTGGGAGTTTCCCTGGGTTATACTTTAGTGTTTACTTATGAACGGATATTTATTCCGTATGTGTGGCAGCCGATTATTCTAAAACATAATTTTGTCCTTATTTTACCCTGCCTGATGGGAATACTTTATCTGTTCCGTTTTTCGCGCAAACTGGGTTGGCTTTCCCGTTATCCTATTGCCTTTTCTATGATTGGAATCGGTTTTGGTGTTCCGATGGGAATTCATGCCGGAATTTTAGTGCAGATGCGTCAGGCGATGGTTCCCCTGGAAAATATCAATCTCATTCTTATTCTTTTAGGCACAATTGCCGTTCTGTTATATTTCTTTTTCTCCAAGGCGCATACTGGTGCTTACGGAAAATTTGTCGGGTTGGGAAAATGGTATATGATGATTGGTTTTGGTGCCTCTTTTGGTTTAACGGTTATGGCGCGTATTTCCTTGCTGATTGGAAGAATTCAATTCCTCGTTATAGATGTTTTTGGATTGATGAAATAGCTCAATTTAGGAACCTTTAAGTTCCCTTTTAACATAACAGTTGTATAGATTTATGTTACAGACATTGAAGGAAGAGAATCAAGGGAACTTTGGTTAAGGGATAAAGAATGAAAAAATATCTTATTGTAATCGGAATTATTCTGTTGATAGGGATTTCATTGCTTTCCACGGATGATGCAAAACCTGCTTCCCTGAAAGGTAAAATAACAGAATTTTCTGCTTCCGATATGCCTTTTGACGATGGTAGCGGAATTGTATTGAAATGGAAACCTCTGGATAAATCGTATCGGATTATTAAATATAATATCTATAGAGGGGTTAGACCTGATTCGTTATTTTTTATCAGCAGTATAGAAGTTGATCCCAAATTAGGTGTTTTAGCGCCGGAATTATATTTCTACGATAAGGGAGAAGAACCCTTTATTGAATTTGAAACGGCTCCCCAAAAGCTGAAAAAGGAAAAACAGCAAAGCCATAATAGTCCGCTTTTCAAAAAGTTTCCCCGGCAACCGGAATTGCTTGCTACAATGCTGACCAGATACAATATTATAGGAGCCATCAATAATTCCAAGCTTTATCATAGTTCCAAACCGGTAACAAAAGATGAAGATATTATGGCGGGCTTGAAATTAAACCGTTTTGAAACCATTTTAGGTTTTCCCAAAGCGGGCCAGGAATATTACTACACAGTTCTGGGAGTGAACGAAAGAGGAAAATATTTACCTTATGCGGATATTCAAAAAGTAATTCCTGAAGATAATCCGCCAGAACCATCCGCAAATTTTTCCAGCACTTACATCCAAGATACGGGAGTTTTCAATTTTGAATGGCTACCACCATCTTCTTCAGAAGATATTGCAATGTGGGAGGGTTGGCTGATTCCTTTAGCGCAAAAACCGAATAATGGTGAGTTACTTTCTGAAAATTGGCAAAATAGCGCTATTCCCCTTTTCCAGATTCCCAATTATTCCGGAGCTGTAAATACCTGTTATAGTGTAGATACCAAAGAAGAAGGGATAGATTTACCTGCCAATTTGGCTGATTATTATCCCGTGCTTTCTTACAGCGACTATATGGGTCAAAGTGCAGTCGTTTCAGCTAAAAATTTTCGTATCCTGAATTCTTCACAACTGCTTAAAATGCCCCAAATTGAGGTTAAAGATAAACCCAACGACAAAGGGGATTATTTATCTGTTTCTATGGGAAAACCCCTGGTTTTTGTCAGCCAGGCGCTTTATTTGAATAAGGCAAAGACAACTTTACGCATCAACTATGAGGTCTCTAATAACGAATATTACAAGATTAAGGAATTGAAATTTACCGTTCTTGATTCCTTAAATAAAGAAATTGGCAAGGTCTCCGAACACTATCTGGATAAGAAAGTGCAATTCAAACTGCCTAAACAGTATACTGCCATTAAAAATATGAAAATTCGGATTGCTGTTCATACTAATGGCAACGGTAGCTTTGAGGATTATACAGAACAACATATTGTTTATGATCAAAAGAATAAGATCTTTCGTGGCGAGAATATCTATTATCAGAATGAACCGGTGAACAAGCTCTATTATGAAATTCTTACCCGCAATGGTTTTGATCCTGATTTTTTGTTTGGAGAGAGGACTAATGGCTTAACCCGGGCTTACGACCATTCCATTCCCTACGAAAGTATTGTGTATAAAAGCATTCTGGATTATGATAACAAGGGTAAGCGTCTGATTTTAGACCCGCAAATAACAATAGCTGTTGATCAGGTAAACGGATATACTTTTGCTGTTCCCTTATTCCGTAATAAATTTGAACAAGACCTGAAAAAACAAAAAGAGGAACTGGATAATTTATTGGCGGAAAAAAACAAATATCCTGCTAATGCTATTCCCGATTCTTTATTGGCGGCAATTCAGGAAGCGGAAGGAAATTATAACTTTATAACGAAGCATCCTGCTTATCTGCAAGCTCAAAAGACAAAGACCAATAAGGAATGGCTGAAGACCTTATTAGCTACGCATAATAAAAATATGCGCAGTTATTCCTACAAGGTTATTAAAACAGATGGAAAAGCCAATTTTGCAACTACTGCCATTTATGCCGATGCTAAAGGGAATACCGCATTTTATCCGCGGAGCGATTGGTTTGATACTACCAAATATATAACTCTTGCTGCTTCTATTTTATTGTGTTTATTCCTTATTTATGCCATCATCCAAAGTCGGAAAGGAAATGCTTATATCAGACCCATTGCCGGTTTGGAATCTATTGAAGAAGCAGTTGGCAGAGCTACAGAAATGGGTCGTCCTA
Protein-coding regions in this window:
- a CDS encoding DUF6754 domain-containing protein, with product MKKYLIVIGIILLIGISLLSTDDAKPASLKGKITEFSASDMPFDDGSGIVLKWKPLDKSYRIIKYNIYRGVRPDSLFFISSIEVDPKLGVLAPELYFYDKGEEPFIEFETAPQKLKKEKQQSHNSPLFKKFPRQPELLATMLTRYNIIGAINNSKLYHSSKPVTKDEDIMAGLKLNRFETILGFPKAGQEYYYTVLGVNERGKYLPYADIQKVIPEDNPPEPSANFSSTYIQDTGVFNFEWLPPSSSEDIAMWEGWLIPLAQKPNNGELLSENWQNSAIPLFQIPNYSGAVNTCYSVDTKEEGIDLPANLADYYPVLSYSDYMGQSAVVSAKNFRILNSSQLLKMPQIEVKDKPNDKGDYLSVSMGKPLVFVSQALYLNKAKTTLRINYEVSNNEYYKIKELKFTVLDSLNKEIGKVSEHYLDKKVQFKLPKQYTAIKNMKIRIAVHTNGNGSFEDYTEQHIVYDQKNKIFRGENIYYQNEPVNKLYYEILTRNGFDPDFLFGERTNGLTRAYDHSIPYESIVYKSILDYDNKGKRLILDPQITIAVDQVNGYTFAVPLFRNKFEQDLKKQKEELDNLLAEKNKYPANAIPDSLLAAIQEAEGNYNFITKHPAYLQAQKTKTNKEWLKTLLATHNKNMRSYSYKVIKTDGKANFATTAIYADAKGNTAFYPRSDWFDTTKYITLAASILLCLFLIYAIIQSRKGNAYIRPIAGLESIEEAVGRATEMGRPIMFVPGWGTLGDPDTVASMLILGQVAKKAAEFDVRLISPHCDYMVLPLAQEIIQNAYNEVGRPDAFNSNDIFFISYDQFPYCAGINGITVRERVATIFYMGYFNAEALLLTETGNQTGAFQIAGTDAITQVPFFITTCSYTLIGEEFYAASAYISRNPDLVSMLKASDYFKATIIIVLLIGTLLATLNFTGFINAFPIE